One genomic segment of Candidatus Polarisedimenticolaceae bacterium includes these proteins:
- the ggt gene encoding gamma-glutamyltransferase — MKNRRRIALVVFLGVLSGLAAALAGDRPDGLGLATRSVVFARHGVVAAAHPLAVQAGIDIMKKGGNAVDAAIAVNAALGFLEPCSSGIGGDVFVMVWDAKTKKLYALNGSGRAPAALTADKVKAEADGTIPTYSPYAWTVPGAVRGWFDLHERFGKLPMKDLLAPAIAMAREGEPVPQVIAGAWERSVRLFKDKPGFADVFMPGGRAPREGEIFKNPALAKAYELLAKDGADAFYKGPIGASLVAFSKANGGFFEASDLAAHTSEWVEPIGTTYRGVTLWEVPPNDQGLAALEMLNMLEGSNLAAMGRESADFWHLMVETKKIAFEDRARYYADPKFAKVPVKGLLSKTYAAQRAKLVDMKRALPRIDAGNPALEDGDTTYFAVADGDGNMVSMIQSNYTGFGSGYCVADWGFGIQDRGALFSLKPDSPNRLEGGKRPFHTIIPAMLTRDGAPWVAFGVMGGDMQPQGHVQIVVDLVDFGMNLQEAGDAPRYYHTGSSEPTGTLMTTGGILYLESGVSPDIRRELGRRGHRIQEINPVAYGGYQAVSRDPVTGVLSAASESRKDGCAMGY; from the coding sequence CGCCGCCCATCCCCTCGCCGTGCAAGCCGGGATCGACATCATGAAGAAAGGGGGCAACGCGGTCGATGCGGCGATCGCGGTCAACGCGGCGCTCGGATTCCTCGAGCCGTGCTCCTCGGGGATCGGGGGCGACGTCTTCGTCATGGTGTGGGACGCGAAGACGAAGAAGCTCTACGCGCTGAACGGCTCCGGCCGCGCTCCCGCGGCGCTGACCGCGGACAAAGTGAAGGCCGAGGCCGACGGCACGATCCCGACCTACTCGCCGTACGCGTGGACGGTGCCGGGCGCGGTGCGCGGCTGGTTCGACCTCCACGAGCGGTTCGGCAAGTTGCCGATGAAGGACCTGCTCGCGCCGGCGATCGCGATGGCGCGCGAGGGCGAGCCGGTGCCGCAGGTCATCGCGGGCGCATGGGAGCGCTCGGTGCGCCTCTTCAAGGACAAGCCGGGGTTCGCCGACGTCTTCATGCCTGGCGGCCGCGCGCCGAGGGAGGGCGAGATCTTCAAGAACCCCGCGCTCGCGAAGGCGTACGAGCTGCTCGCGAAGGACGGCGCCGACGCGTTCTACAAGGGGCCGATCGGCGCGTCGCTCGTCGCGTTCTCGAAGGCGAACGGCGGCTTCTTCGAAGCGTCGGACCTCGCGGCGCACACGTCCGAGTGGGTCGAGCCGATCGGCACGACGTATCGCGGCGTGACGCTGTGGGAAGTGCCGCCGAACGACCAGGGGTTGGCGGCGCTCGAGATGCTCAACATGCTCGAAGGGTCGAATCTCGCCGCGATGGGACGCGAGAGCGCCGACTTCTGGCACCTCATGGTCGAGACGAAGAAGATCGCGTTCGAGGATCGCGCCAGGTATTACGCCGACCCGAAGTTCGCGAAGGTGCCGGTCAAGGGGCTGCTCTCGAAGACGTACGCCGCGCAGCGCGCGAAGCTCGTCGACATGAAGCGCGCCCTCCCCCGCATCGACGCCGGCAACCCCGCTCTGGAAGACGGCGACACGACCTACTTCGCGGTCGCCGACGGCGACGGGAACATGGTCTCGATGATCCAGAGCAACTACACCGGCTTCGGCTCCGGCTACTGCGTCGCCGACTGGGGTTTCGGCATTCAGGACCGCGGCGCGCTGTTCAGCCTGAAGCCCGACTCCCCCAATCGCCTCGAAGGGGGCAAGCGCCCGTTCCACACGATCATCCCCGCGATGCTCACGAGAGACGGTGCCCCGTGGGTCGCCTTCGGGGTGATGGGCGGCGACATGCAGCCCCAGGGGCACGTCCAGATCGTCGTCGACCTCGTCGACTTCGGGATGAACCTGCAAGAGGCCGGCGATGCACCGCGCTACTACCACACCGGCTCGTCCGAACCCACGGGCACCCTGATGACGACCGGCGGGATCTTGTACCTCGAGAGCGGCGTCTCTCCGGACATCCGGCGTGAGCTGGGGCGGCGCGGGCATCGCATCCAGGAGATCAACCCGGTCGCCTACGGCGGCTACCAGGCGGTGTCCCGCGATCCCGTGACCGGCGTGCTCTCGGCGGCCAGCGAGTCGCGCAAGGACGGCTGCGCGATGGGCTACTGA
- a CDS encoding VCBS repeat-containing protein, translating to MGHRKKWSLAFGIVVLLNARSRAGSLDAPTNLVASGAFTGAAAASVILTWNDTATGDAGFVVEGSSDGGHSWSPFSYTPENYIKLHSGSNSEAIGGGMNLPPGATLLFRVAATHPTLGQSAYSNEVSVTMPAFPTCSDSFALSPAPHMKAHVGFPLDLTENINRPDSCYAGNSYCVQSGPTGLGIDFSGGLVTWTPTQTQTGTFTVTLGFGIGDGAHHCTSTVATTTFDVDVDPMATLTQPLFRDYRSETQQVLLNGSYMPDGFAFGTYQFFSAPLCVASGANVPDMVVSPLSTGTIISPPPLATWDISSLPNGSRRVLTMITQTHAGANAGFYDPVIIDRSSYNTSWPKRLPLGSPRGALAVNLDVDNSSAEIIANSRDPMAGGPYCWELTGALRWQAAGANELTNSEVAVGNVDGSGKDDVVTVSVHHLRVLDGNNGTVVANADVTYPSTFLSGASLGDLNGDGLMEILVNVGDGTNAASTYVYKYDATAPGHLSLLSGWPKVLPSASANAPPAVADLNADGKPDIIVDNRTYLVIFKNSYPSFKVLQSALPANYDPSTHNVNGGAFLMAQPAVADLDANGGTPEIVVGAVVYDNNGALLRCLGDTACTQTNPLPNSHGFNAAIGEFDHSSNGLEVVLGQYVFAGPTGILLRTLPLLSNNPASIVDGGVDGAQQPRTYAVMGTGSDQCGAGITAYRSDGTVDTDDYPKALYGITGGGSIPQVGDFDGDGTEDALVEVTDSSYGAIVAVYRNQPEFTFNPDNNPWPMSGHDPQRTGNYACLQQRHACTSAGQCCSANCNSGTCR from the coding sequence ATGGGTCACCGAAAGAAATGGAGTCTAGCGTTCGGGATCGTCGTCTTGCTCAACGCACGATCGCGTGCCGGCTCCCTCGACGCACCTACGAACTTGGTCGCCAGCGGCGCGTTTACGGGAGCGGCAGCGGCGTCGGTCATATTGACTTGGAACGACACCGCAACTGGGGACGCCGGCTTCGTCGTCGAAGGGAGCTCGGACGGTGGTCATAGCTGGAGCCCCTTTTCTTACACACCGGAGAATTACATCAAGCTTCATTCCGGAAGCAATTCAGAAGCGATCGGGGGAGGTATGAACTTGCCCCCGGGAGCAACACTTTTATTTCGCGTCGCCGCAACCCATCCCACGCTCGGCCAGTCGGCCTACTCCAACGAGGTCTCGGTGACGATGCCGGCGTTTCCGACTTGTTCGGACAGCTTCGCCTTGTCGCCAGCCCCTCACATGAAGGCGCATGTCGGATTCCCGCTCGATTTGACGGAGAACATCAATCGTCCTGACTCGTGTTATGCCGGCAACTCGTATTGCGTCCAGAGCGGGCCTACGGGGCTCGGAATCGACTTCAGCGGCGGCCTCGTGACATGGACGCCGACGCAGACCCAGACCGGCACCTTCACTGTGACGCTGGGTTTCGGAATCGGGGACGGGGCTCACCACTGCACGTCGACGGTGGCGACAACGACGTTCGATGTCGACGTCGATCCGATGGCGACGCTCACTCAACCGTTGTTCCGCGACTACAGGAGCGAGACTCAGCAAGTTCTTTTGAACGGCAGCTACATGCCCGATGGCTTCGCCTTCGGCACCTATCAGTTCTTTTCTGCGCCGCTCTGCGTGGCGTCGGGGGCCAACGTTCCCGATATGGTCGTCTCGCCGCTATCGACCGGTACGATCATCTCCCCGCCGCCGTTGGCCACGTGGGACATTTCTTCACTGCCGAACGGCAGTCGCCGCGTCCTGACGATGATCACCCAGACGCACGCAGGCGCCAATGCGGGATTCTATGATCCCGTGATCATCGATCGGAGCTCATACAACACCTCTTGGCCGAAACGGCTTCCGCTCGGCTCGCCGAGAGGTGCTTTGGCCGTGAACCTCGACGTCGACAACTCGTCGGCCGAGATCATCGCGAATTCGCGAGATCCGATGGCGGGCGGGCCGTATTGTTGGGAGCTCACCGGTGCCCTCCGATGGCAAGCGGCCGGCGCGAACGAGCTGACCAATTCGGAAGTGGCGGTAGGAAACGTCGACGGGTCGGGTAAGGACGATGTTGTCACCGTCTCGGTGCATCACTTGCGCGTTCTGGATGGTAACAACGGCACTGTGGTCGCCAACGCTGACGTGACCTATCCGAGCACGTTCCTCTCGGGCGCCTCACTCGGCGATCTGAACGGCGACGGCCTCATGGAAATCCTGGTGAACGTCGGGGACGGGACGAATGCAGCATCGACGTACGTCTACAAGTACGATGCCACGGCACCCGGACATCTCTCACTTCTGTCCGGCTGGCCGAAGGTGCTCCCGTCGGCATCCGCGAACGCGCCTCCTGCTGTCGCCGATCTCAACGCAGACGGAAAGCCGGATATCATCGTCGACAATCGGACCTATCTCGTCATCTTTAAGAATTCCTACCCTAGCTTCAAGGTCTTGCAGAGTGCTCTTCCGGCCAACTACGACCCGTCAACCCACAACGTGAATGGGGGAGCGTTCTTGATGGCGCAACCTGCCGTGGCCGATCTGGACGCAAACGGCGGAACGCCTGAGATCGTAGTCGGTGCCGTCGTATACGACAATAATGGCGCCTTGCTGCGTTGTCTCGGTGACACGGCGTGCACACAAACGAACCCTCTGCCGAACTCCCACGGGTTCAACGCGGCAATCGGGGAGTTCGATCATTCCTCGAATGGTCTTGAAGTCGTACTCGGCCAGTACGTCTTTGCGGGACCGACCGGCATTCTTCTTCGAACGCTCCCCCTCCTCTCGAACAATCCGGCGTCGATCGTCGACGGCGGTGTCGACGGAGCGCAACAGCCACGCACCTACGCGGTGATGGGAACGGGTTCCGATCAATGCGGAGCAGGGATTACGGCCTACCGTTCCGACGGGACGGTGGACACGGACGACTACCCTAAGGCTCTTTACGGGATCACGGGAGGCGGGAGCATTCCTCAAGTAGGTGACTTCGACGGTGACGGAACAGAGGACGCCCTCGTCGAAGTGACCGACTCCTCGTACGGCGCCATCGTCGCGGTCTATCGGAACCAGCCCGAATTCACGTTCAACCCCGACAACAATCCGTGGCCCATGTCCGGCCACGACCCGCAACGCACCGGAAACTACGCGTGCCTGCAACAACGGCACGCATGCACGAGCGCGGGGCAGTGTTGCAGCGCGAACTGCAATTCCGGAACATGTCGGTGA
- a CDS encoding sulfatase-like hydrolase/transferase, whose translation MGKKTKKSRLPSPPAGPATKAPDGSAQHRKGRSAIALVAVLVVLAAVGWAGFSKFRSGPRLTPGSLAGDSVILITLDTTRADHLPMYGYQGVRTPGLDRLAAESLVFENAIAHVPLTLPSHTSILTGRLPIAHGVRDNEGYKVDAKIPTLAEVLKGRGYATAAFVSAFVLDGRFGLGRGFDLYFDKFNAFAEANRDEIQRKAEDTEAEVERWLPEHTKGPFFLWVHFYDPHEPYAPPEPFFTSYAANRYDGEIAYMDRSIERLLGKLRDAGILDRSVVVVTGDHGEGLGDHGELTHAMFLYRSTLHVPLLMRLPGGRAARIPGVVRHVDLAPTILDLLGIQAPQGMQGASLVPLISGREGDDRPAYSESLYAKIHYGWSPLAALTQRKYEMIDAPKPELYDNTADPAQKRNLIQDKAEVASDLKEQMQGIASASAQSDTSSAQPMDADTEQRLRSLGYLGSTAQATGESLKIDPKDKLDVVAAVAAGLKAFAAKDYQRALQGILPVTQSDPNIVEAHYVAGASFAQLGLYDQAQDQLFKALALKPDHTMSLAMLGWSYQGKGKLDEAERWYLKALKNDESDTLTLAKLSTLYRAMHRTADADRYFARAVAPLEASLATTQDPATRSRLLAARAETYFGADRLDLARADLESAIALTPREPQLHFNLAQIYEKQHDADKAIAAYEAETQISPSSFDAYMNLGMLSFNRQRFDAAANAYRALARIAPQDPRPPVLLAEAYMRMGTNLDEALRLAQTGLMQMGESPEIYSLIAAIQERLGHTQEAAQAQARAQALQRH comes from the coding sequence ATGGGAAAGAAGACCAAGAAGAGTCGGCTGCCCTCTCCGCCTGCTGGGCCGGCCACGAAAGCCCCTGACGGGAGCGCTCAACACCGGAAAGGCCGTAGCGCGATCGCGCTCGTCGCCGTTCTCGTCGTCCTCGCGGCCGTAGGATGGGCGGGCTTCTCGAAGTTCCGTTCGGGACCGCGCCTCACGCCGGGATCACTCGCGGGCGACAGCGTCATCCTCATCACGCTCGACACGACGCGCGCCGACCACTTGCCGATGTACGGCTACCAAGGCGTTCGGACGCCCGGGCTCGACCGCCTCGCCGCCGAGAGCCTGGTGTTCGAGAACGCGATCGCGCACGTGCCGCTCACGCTGCCGTCGCATACGTCGATCCTCACGGGGCGCCTTCCGATCGCGCACGGCGTCCGCGACAACGAAGGCTACAAGGTCGACGCGAAGATCCCGACCTTGGCGGAGGTCCTCAAGGGACGCGGCTACGCGACGGCGGCGTTCGTCTCCGCGTTCGTGCTCGACGGGCGCTTCGGCCTGGGGCGCGGCTTCGATCTCTACTTCGACAAGTTCAACGCCTTCGCCGAAGCGAATCGGGACGAGATCCAGCGGAAGGCCGAAGATACCGAGGCGGAGGTCGAGCGGTGGCTCCCCGAGCACACGAAGGGCCCGTTCTTCCTCTGGGTCCACTTCTACGATCCTCACGAGCCGTACGCGCCGCCGGAGCCGTTCTTCACGTCGTACGCCGCGAACCGCTACGACGGCGAGATCGCCTACATGGACCGGTCGATCGAGCGCCTGCTCGGGAAGCTGCGCGACGCGGGCATCCTCGACAGGAGCGTCGTCGTGGTGACCGGCGACCACGGCGAGGGGCTCGGCGACCACGGCGAGCTCACGCACGCCATGTTCCTCTACCGGTCGACCCTTCACGTGCCCCTCCTCATGCGCCTGCCGGGAGGACGGGCCGCCAGGATTCCGGGCGTCGTCCGCCACGTCGACCTCGCGCCGACGATCCTCGACCTCCTCGGGATCCAGGCGCCGCAGGGGATGCAGGGGGCGAGCCTCGTTCCGCTCATCTCCGGGCGCGAAGGCGACGACCGGCCGGCGTACAGCGAGAGCCTGTACGCGAAGATCCACTACGGCTGGAGCCCGCTCGCCGCGCTCACCCAGCGGAAGTACGAGATGATCGACGCGCCCAAGCCCGAGCTGTACGACAACACCGCCGACCCGGCGCAGAAGCGCAACCTCATCCAGGACAAGGCCGAGGTTGCCTCGGATCTCAAGGAGCAGATGCAGGGGATCGCGAGCGCGTCGGCGCAGAGCGATACGTCGTCTGCGCAGCCGATGGATGCCGACACGGAGCAGCGCCTGCGCTCGCTCGGCTATCTGGGCTCGACCGCGCAGGCGACCGGGGAGAGCCTCAAGATCGACCCGAAGGACAAGCTCGACGTCGTCGCGGCGGTGGCGGCCGGACTCAAGGCGTTCGCGGCGAAGGACTACCAGCGCGCGCTCCAGGGGATCCTCCCGGTGACGCAGAGCGATCCGAACATCGTCGAGGCCCACTACGTCGCCGGCGCGTCGTTCGCCCAGCTCGGCCTCTACGACCAGGCGCAGGATCAGCTCTTCAAGGCGTTGGCACTCAAGCCCGACCACACGATGAGCCTTGCGATGCTCGGGTGGTCGTATCAGGGGAAGGGCAAGCTCGACGAGGCCGAGCGCTGGTACCTCAAGGCCTTGAAGAACGACGAGAGCGACACGCTCACGCTGGCGAAGCTCTCGACCCTCTACCGCGCGATGCATCGCACCGCGGACGCCGACCGTTACTTCGCGCGCGCCGTCGCGCCGCTCGAGGCGTCGCTCGCGACGACCCAGGACCCGGCGACACGCTCCCGCCTCCTCGCCGCGCGGGCCGAGACCTACTTCGGCGCCGACCGGCTCGATCTCGCGCGCGCCGATCTCGAGTCGGCGATCGCGCTGACGCCACGCGAGCCGCAGCTCCACTTCAACCTGGCGCAAATCTACGAAAAGCAGCACGACGCCGACAAGGCGATCGCCGCCTACGAAGCCGAGACCCAGATCTCGCCGTCGAGCTTCGACGCCTACATGAACCTCGGGATGCTCAGCTTCAATCGCCAGCGCTTCGACGCCGCGGCGAACGCCTACCGCGCGCTCGCCCGTATCGCGCCCCAGGATCCGCGGCCTCCGGTGCTCCTCGCCGAGGCCTACATGCGGATGGGCACGAACCTCGACGAAGCGCTCCGCCTCGCGCAAACCGGGCTCATGCAGATGGGCGAGTCGCCGGAGATCTATTCGCTCATCGCGGCGATCCAGGAGAGGCTCGGCCACACGCAGGAAGCCGCGCAGGCCCAGGCGCGCGCGCAAGCGCTTCAGAGACACTGA
- a CDS encoding bifunctional 4-hydroxy-2-oxoglutarate aldolase/2-dehydro-3-deoxy-phosphogluconate aldolase yields the protein MTPSAFVERLGRVRATAILRTSLADAAAPAMEAAIRGGFRLVEFTLSVPKAIEQIEAFARRDDLVVGAGTVLTTAEAKDAVRAGARFLVSPIVDEAIIDEARALGVAMLPGCHTPTEMMRAHRAGATLQKLFPVPASGPDYVRACLGPMPFLKIVPTSGVDASNAAAWLAAGCYAVGFVGSLFDPTALAQGRFDLIEERARQCVAAVGSGSKISQ from the coding sequence ATGACGCCTTCGGCTTTCGTCGAGCGGCTCGGCCGCGTGCGCGCGACGGCCATCCTGCGGACGTCTCTCGCCGACGCCGCCGCTCCCGCGATGGAGGCGGCGATCCGCGGCGGCTTCCGCCTCGTGGAGTTCACGCTCAGCGTGCCGAAGGCGATCGAGCAGATCGAGGCCTTCGCCCGTCGCGACGACCTCGTCGTCGGCGCCGGAACGGTGCTCACGACCGCCGAGGCCAAGGACGCGGTGCGCGCCGGGGCGCGCTTCCTCGTCTCGCCGATCGTCGACGAGGCGATCATCGACGAGGCTCGGGCGCTCGGCGTGGCGATGCTGCCCGGGTGCCACACCCCGACCGAGATGATGCGCGCTCACCGCGCCGGGGCGACGCTCCAGAAGCTCTTCCCCGTACCCGCCTCCGGTCCCGACTACGTCCGCGCGTGCCTCGGGCCGATGCCGTTCCTCAAGATCGTCCCGACGAGCGGAGTCGATGCGTCGAATGCCGCCGCGTGGCTCGCCGCCGGCTGCTACGCCGTGGGATTCGTCGGCTCGTTGTTCGATCCGACTGCGCTCGCGCAAGGACGCTTCGATCTCATTGAAGAACGTGCGCGTCAGTGCGTTGCGGCGGTGGGCAGCGGTTCCAAGATCTCGCAATAA
- a CDS encoding SAM-dependent methyltransferase, with translation MSKPEDPLRNVSDTALWVAIYRAMESERPDALFRDPFARLLGGTRGEEIVKLLPKGRASAWPMIVRTAVMDEIILSLIERDGIRTVVNLAAGLDVRPFRLPLPPSLRWLHVDLPPMIDYLRSGIGQAKPICEVEFVPADLRSPDERARVLERVAAGPPALAVAEGLLIYLPPPQVADLASALAATPGLRWWVIDLAAPKLLKMLNKRWQPHLAAAGAPFVFAPPEGTAYFARYGWKEASFNSLWDEAIRLHRTPRGAWFWNFIGPLIPRSKREEFRRMSGMVLLERA, from the coding sequence ATGAGCAAGCCCGAAGATCCCCTTCGCAACGTCTCCGACACCGCGCTCTGGGTGGCGATCTACCGCGCGATGGAATCCGAGCGGCCGGATGCCCTCTTCCGCGACCCGTTCGCGCGCCTTCTCGGGGGAACCCGGGGGGAGGAGATCGTCAAGCTCCTTCCCAAGGGCCGCGCCTCCGCCTGGCCGATGATCGTGCGCACGGCGGTCATGGACGAGATCATCCTGAGCCTGATCGAGCGGGACGGGATCCGTACCGTGGTGAACCTGGCGGCCGGTCTCGACGTACGCCCGTTCCGCCTGCCGCTCCCGCCGTCCCTGCGGTGGCTGCACGTCGACCTGCCGCCGATGATCGACTACCTCCGCTCCGGAATCGGTCAGGCCAAGCCGATCTGCGAGGTCGAGTTCGTTCCAGCCGATCTTCGCTCCCCGGACGAGCGCGCGCGGGTGCTCGAGCGCGTCGCCGCGGGGCCACCGGCGCTCGCCGTCGCCGAGGGGCTGCTGATCTACCTCCCGCCACCACAAGTTGCGGACTTGGCGTCCGCGCTCGCCGCTACGCCCGGACTGCGCTGGTGGGTCATCGATCTCGCGGCTCCCAAGCTTCTCAAGATGCTCAACAAGCGATGGCAACCGCACCTCGCGGCCGCCGGCGCGCCGTTCGTCTTCGCGCCGCCGGAAGGCACCGCGTACTTCGCGCGCTACGGCTGGAAGGAAGCGTCGTTCAACTCGCTCTGGGACGAAGCCATCCGCCTCCATCGGACGCCGCGGGGAGCCTGGTTCTGGAACTTCATCGGGCCGCTGATCCCGCGCTCGAAGCGCGAGGAGTTCCGTCGAATGTCGGGAATGGTCCTGCTCGAGCGTGCATGA
- a CDS encoding glycosyl hydrolase family 18 protein has translation MPLILAALLGLGGWVVPWQRDAGLASLDRAGGAVGDVFLFAARLDGEGRPVLDGDPATWTDAVRRGHAAKAKVWLTVVNDRVASDGPPALKDADIVHRILAEPAERARHVAGIAALAQSLAVDGVDVDYENLPAEERDAFSAFAGDLASALKAHGMALSVTVQPKRGETSARGPGAMDWPRLCRTADRVQVMLYNEHNASTEPGPIAGPAWIGEVIDYGLGSCPVAKLVPVLKVSGMDWGPSRAEWKSFAEVAATRAATGARLRRERSSRVPWLVYEGPDGRHVVYFEDARSLEAKASLLAARGIGSVVLWSLGSEDPEAVPRVAGVARRTSQKR, from the coding sequence ATGCCGCTGATCCTTGCCGCACTTCTGGGGCTGGGCGGCTGGGTCGTCCCGTGGCAGCGCGACGCGGGGCTCGCCAGCCTCGACCGCGCCGGCGGGGCCGTCGGCGACGTCTTCCTCTTCGCGGCCCGTCTCGACGGCGAGGGGCGCCCCGTGCTCGACGGCGACCCTGCCACGTGGACCGACGCCGTGCGCCGCGGCCACGCCGCCAAGGCCAAGGTCTGGCTGACCGTGGTCAACGACCGTGTCGCGTCCGACGGTCCGCCGGCGCTCAAGGACGCCGACATCGTCCATCGGATCCTGGCGGAGCCTGCGGAGCGAGCGCGTCATGTCGCCGGGATCGCGGCCCTCGCGCAGAGCCTCGCCGTCGACGGCGTCGACGTCGATTACGAAAACCTCCCCGCCGAGGAGCGGGACGCCTTCTCCGCCTTCGCCGGAGATCTGGCGTCGGCGCTCAAGGCCCACGGGATGGCGCTGTCCGTCACGGTCCAGCCCAAGCGCGGGGAGACGAGCGCGCGCGGGCCCGGGGCCATGGACTGGCCGCGCCTCTGCCGGACGGCCGATCGGGTGCAGGTCATGCTCTACAACGAGCACAACGCGTCGACCGAGCCGGGTCCGATCGCGGGCCCCGCATGGATCGGAGAGGTCATCGACTACGGGCTCGGGTCCTGTCCCGTCGCCAAGCTCGTCCCCGTGCTCAAGGTGTCGGGGATGGACTGGGGCCCGAGCCGCGCGGAATGGAAGTCGTTCGCGGAGGTCGCCGCGACGCGGGCCGCGACCGGTGCGCGCCTGCGCCGCGAGCGGAGCTCACGCGTGCCGTGGCTCGTCTACGAGGGGCCGGACGGCCGGCACGTCGTCTACTTCGAGGACGCGCGCAGCCTCGAGGCGAAGGCGTCGTTGCTGGCGGCGCGGGGGATCGGAAGCGTCGTGCTTTGGTCCCTCGGGAGCGAGGATCCCGAGGCGGTTCCGCGTGTCGCCGGGGTCGCGCGCCGGACGTCTCAGAAGCGATAG